TTCAACCTAAAATACGATGATCCCGCCTTATAAACCCGGTTGGAGACTTGGAGGGAGTATGAATGAGATAGTTAGCTACTATCCTACTGCTCTGATTGTTTGCTTGCAAACATATATGAACTTGTGGTCGTTGATCGCCCTGAAAAAGTTGGtgacaaaaaaaaaagaaatcgATGCGTCAGTTGTACAGTAGCATTAATTAATCAGTATTTAGGAGTATCATAAAGCTGTCGATAACAACACGAAAAATGGGGACAAGGCGATGTGCTACATTTTCGACAGGGTCACTCACCACCAATGTTGGGAAGAAATAAACTTGAAATTTGACACAATTCATTCATAGGAACACAAAATTCAGTTACCATGACAGAAAGAAAGGACCTTGAGATTTGACACGATTCAGAGTCATATCATAGGTCAGGAACACAAAATTCAGTTAGGCATGCATAGTTGAGCAACATTGCAAACTGAAATCTGGTGGTCCATGTGCGAATTCTCATACTGAAAACATGAAGACTGAGTTTTGTGTTCCCTCGCACCCGAAACTGAGAACTCACATGCCGCATAGCCCGTCGTGGCAAGCTCCACCGATGAAACGCAGAACACACACAGGTCCCATGAGAACATTTACTTAGCTACTTGGTACTTCTAGCACGGTAGATTAATTTGTCATTTTTGGTGAAAGGCTCAAACGTAACTACTCCATCATCTGGGCGTCTCTATGCCTATTCCAGACATGTACGCCTCCATCGAGGAGGATCCTGAAGACGGAGGGCACCAAGCCGCCACAGCCGCAGGCGACGAGCACACAACCAGACACTCTGTTTTGGCATGCCCCAGCGCCAGTTTCTCCCTCCAGGCGCTTCGCAGGGCCTTCAGCTTGTCGGCCACCTCGGTCATGGAAGGCCTGTCCTCACCCCTGGGGCCCAAGCACATCCGCCCGAGCTCGGCGACTTCTCGCAGCAGCGCCTCCATCCCCGCACGCGCGATTCTCGGGTCAAGGATGCCCTCGAGGTTCTCAATCTTCATGGCGAGCAGGAAGGATGACACGAGACTCTTGCCTTCCTTCAGGCCATCGCGGTAGATGGCCTTCTTCCCCGTGATCAGCTCCAGCAGCACGGccccgaagctgtacacgtcgctcTTCTCTGTGAGCTGCCGCTCCTGCAGGTACTCAGGGTCTAGATATCCCAGGGTGCCCTTCACCAGCGTCATGAACTGGGACTCGTCCTTGGGGAGCATCCTCGACGCCCCAAAGTCCGTCACTTTCGCCATGTAGTTGTCGTCCAAGAGGATGTTCATGGACTTGACATCTCCGTGGACTATATGGTGGTTAGTGGACAGATGCAGATAGGCCAGCGCTTCTGCCGATTCTTGAGCGATCCTGAGACGGGTGTCCAGCGAGGGAGGTGGACTTCCGTGGCTACCATGGATGAACTCAAAGAGAGTGCCGTTCGAGATGAACTCGTAGACCAGTATGGGGACCTCCACCTCTAAGCAGCACCCTAGAAGCCTGACCACATTCCGGTGGTTGGTCTGTGAAAGTATAATTATCTCCTGCACGAATTCGTCGGTCTGCTCCACGTTCATGATCTTCGAGCGTTTCACAGCCACTACCCTGTTATCCTTGAGAATGCCCTTGTAGACAGTGCCATGACCCCCCTTGCCCAGTTCTCTGCTCTCGTCAaaatcgtttgtagccttcttcagatcttcttGAGTGAATATCCTCAAAGTATCGACTTGTTTTGACATAATTTGCTGATATAATATCTGACCACCATTCTGATCAAAGAATCTTTCCTTCTCTTCCGCCAGCTTTCTTTTCTGATACTCAGCCCATAGAGCGAAGATAAAAACCATGAGGAAGACAGCACTGACGGATAAGCCTGAAAATAATGAAGGTTAAATACCATCAGTTCAACGGGTAGATATTGACCACATTTGGCTAAAACACAATGCAGCATGTTGCTATACACACCCTTTAGTCTGCTGTATGACATGAATGCGAACTGTTCATGGACTTACATAACTGGCATAAGAAGTGCAAAAGAGATTTCAAATTACTATATTTAAGCAGTGTGGTGCACAACAGGTGTGCAATCCTTAACTATCCCATTACCTATGACAAACCTCTGAGCTCTGTACAAACCGTACTCTAGTTGCCTAGTTGGCCTTGTATGACTCGCATAAAAAAGTACAGAAAAGCTTTTTGTTTATGGTCAATAAGTATGTGAACATTTGGTGTGCAAAATATTTTGATTGCTTATAACACCATTACCTAAGACCACCTTCAGTGCTTTGTTTGGGTCAGCTCGAACGCAGGGTATGCTCCTTGGATCATCGCTCCTGAATCCTGATGGGCATGAACAGGTGTAGCTACCGTGGGTGTTTATGCAATTACCTTTGCAAGGATACAAGGACTGGTTTGGAGGTTCGCACTCATTGATGTCTGTCAATTCCAACTCGAGGACGTGAGGGGAATTTCAACATGAATCAACAGAAATCACATTCCATGAACACTAAAACTGACAGGAACAAGAATATATCTGGAATTTTGGCGATGCATATTCATACCTTTGCACCCTCCTTGCAGATAGGGATTGCCCTCATAACCTTGAGAGCAGTTGCAGCGGTAACCGGGGCCATTAGACACATCAATGCATTCACTGTTCATGGCTTGGCAGGCATACTGTGATCCCATCTTGCTGGTTTCAGAACAACTTCCATTACCAGCAACCCAATCAAGTACCACAGGAACTCCATCTGCATATCTACTTGCGAAATCAGTAGAGCTAGCATATGAAGGATCGAACTTGAACCACTCCTCCTCAACAACGAAAGCGTAGCTGCACGGGCTGAAAGACTGGATGGTTGAGTTGTATATATCTAGTACTGGCATGGATGTGGTGTTAACGGAACTGACATTTCCTGGAAATGAGGACTGGCAGCAACCCATTCCAGCGCACCCAGAGCTATTATCCACATTACTTGCGTCAGTGCAGTATGAAAAGCATGAGTTAACAATGGGGAATTCAAGCTGGTTCTTGCCCTTGGTGACTCCTACGACCATTGCAAGCGTAGCACAACCGACTGATGTCAACTTGTTCTTGGTGTAGGAAAGCTTATGAGAAGGATCAAGAATTAAGCCTTGCGAATCACCGCCAGTACTATTGGTGCCATTGGTGTGGTTGCATTGCCATGCTATGTATGGGTTCTGAACACGAATCTCACCTAGAGTAAGATTGATGTCCAGTATCCTTACTTTGGTGGAGGCCAAATATGCCCCGCTCACATTGCATGTGACATTAAAGGGTTCCTGGAAGCATCCATTTCCGGTGCCGAACGGGTACGGGATGCTGACGTTACCGCACTTGTCTGGGCAGCCGGGCCGTGCCATGCTGATGATCCCAAACCCAGCCCCATAAGCGGTAGCACTATATTGCAGGGTCAGCATGGCAGCGACAAGTAGTAAGAGCTTTAGACCTGTAGGCAAGGGCCAAGAGATGTATCATGTACATATTTATCTATCTACTCTGGATGCATGTTTATACTGTCGCTATGGGACATTTGGCCCCACAAATACAAAAAAAAAGTCCTAATACGGCGAGTGAGTAGATAACATATATTTGCTTTCTTGCAGAATATGCCAAAGCCCCTCCAATCCAAGCACCATGTAAAGAAAATGTCATAGAAGTCCATTCATAAGGAATACATCAGTAGTTAGTTAAGAGTTTGATCCCACTAGTACAAACGTTTTGACCCAACAATATCTGAATCAGATGAAGAAAATAAAGTTAATGCTCGTCTTATATAACAAAGCATCAACTCTGTATGTCTCCCTTAGCTATTATTCTCTGATTTCAAGTTTTGTTTCACCATACAAGAGTTTTAATTTCACATCTTCATTATGCGTCTATGCTGGGGAGCAGGCCAAAAAGGAGAAGTCTGCAGTCCAGACTCTAGACTCCATGTTTCTTTCTATCTCATTCTAGAAACTGTCGGGAAAATATTACCTCTAATCCAAAAAATATATATGGCTTGTTTCAGTTTATGACTTTGGATTTTTCTATGCAACTTTTCAGATGAAATATCTAAATTAATAGTTTATTGGCATTGATTTTACGAATTTATAACTACATAAAAACTAAAATAAGTAGCAACTAGTTTGTTGCTCTCTGTTTATAAACCTAAAATGGCACATCGGGTGGCTGGGGATAGGACCAGGGACCACCACATGCTTGCCAACCACAACACACAGATTTTAGCGATTTATTAATGGATGCATTTTCTTTTTCTATGGTCCGAGCAGCCCTTTTCATACTTTTGTTCCATCTTGCATGTTGGAACGAAGAATTTGTAGAAATAATCTTCTACGCAACAACTAGCACTCTAACCCCCCATTCGCCACAGGAAAAACAGCCTATTTCTTCCATCCCACCATCTCCTGAATTTGGTTCCTTACATGCCATCATCACTCTGAAACCACCATCTCAGCCCAACCATCAAGTGGATAAAAAATCGTTTTGCTACTGATTTCACATGTACGTAGTCAACCAAAATCCACACTAACCTGTAAAATGGTTTTCTCTAGCAATATAAAATGTATGCACTATCTATTCTTGTGCTGGCCATGTGCGCGCTGGAAAAAAGTATTAGGCAATTTCGAACTGGATAAGCTCCTGATTTCCCCAAATGCTCGGAGCTTGCAGAGTTGCAGTGCACTACAACAACGGCACACAGGATAAATTCCCCGGCAAAAAGTAAATAAAATCGCGTCCCAGGCCCGGTCGATGCGTCGTGCTCGAATCACACGCGCCAGCTCCGATAAGCAAGTAACTGCATCGTACGGCTAGGGTTTCCCGTACCTCACAGGGCCTGATAGCCCGGCGCCGTGGCACGACGGCGGGTAGTGTCGGGTAATCAGATTCCGCGTGTCGACGGCGGCTGGAGGAACCATGGCGAGAGGCGGATGGGGACCCGGCGGTGCCGCACTGGTGGTGGCGGCGCGGGCCTCTGCGTCGCCGTCAGGCATCTCGCCGGCCTGGCGTGCTGGGTGGGGAATTGGGAGAGCTCCTTTTTTTTAGGGGTTTTTTGGGAGAGCTCCTAATCGGCGCCTGTAGCGCCAGTTTTCATTCTAGCGCACAGAGCATCCCCCACTGGGCCAGCCCATTTGCGGAGCCTGTAACGGGGGCGGAGTACCGTGGGGTCTGTGTTGCGTCTCGAATGTACTGCAGCGACCTCAGTCTTTGTAGCGACACGGGGTACTGTAGCAATTCGAAACAAGTTTGCTcgtttgaaaaaaaaaataaaaaaagtccaTGCATTTTTTCCAAATTGTTCATGAGTTcagaaaaggttcatgaatttcaaaaaaagttcataaatttgagaAAAATGTCATGAACTTTCAAAAATTCCACAATTTAATggtgttcatgaattttaaaaattgcatggatttgaaaattgttcatgaaAACTAAAAAATCTCAAAAttgaaaatgttcataattttcaaATAAGTTTACAATTTTAAAATGATATTTAAAATtaaaataagaaaaaggaaagataaaggaaaaacaaaaaaaacaaaaaaagtggaaGAAACCAGAGAACACCAAGCCCAAAAACCGGAGGGAAAGGTTACCAGAACCAATGGGAGGAATAATGGGTTGGCAGCCCATTTATGTCCTAGCGAACCGTGGGTGTGCACCTTCTACCCGTAATGCTATAAGTAGTGCTTAAGGCGCTAATATGATCTGACGGGGATTTGGACATAGGAGGAAGGTTTTTTTTTGTGATGGCTAGATTGACCCAGACCTGGCCATATGGGCCGACATGGCACAACCCATCGATAAAAAGGTCATGCCGGCCCGAAGGCCTGAGCTGGAGGACCAGCCTGCCACATAACTTAAAAGAAACGACCTACGACTTCTTGACTGTGGGCCGACCAATGTTAAAAGGGTCAAAATAACCTAAAAGGACCGAAATAGCTCAATTGACCCCTAAAAAGGCCAAAACAGTCAAAAAGAGTCAAGATGGTCCATAAAAGGCCAAGGCAACACTATCCTAAAAGAGACGAAACAACCCTAAAAAGGCCGCGCAATTTGAAGGGGTCATGTCGTGCCCGACCTTAAGGCCTGGCGGGCTGAAGGCCGGTCCGGCCCTTTTATTCACACGTCGTGCCGGGCCAAAAATCCATGCCCACGGGTTGGCCTTACAAGTACGGCCCATATGACGAAGTTTGATTGACCCGTAGCCCTATGTCTTCTTCCGGATGAAGGTTTATATCAAGATTACGAATAGAAGGGGGACCTTACTGCAACCAACAAGTTGCTCTTCCAAATTGTCTAAAAAAAGTTGCTCTTCCAATCCCGTAGGGACGTGGCTCCCCTGAGGTGCCGTTCGCCCACTGACATGTGGacctggccccacacgtcagtgggcCAACGGTAGGGTGTAGTATGTGAGAGGATCCGTCTCCATCCCATAGATGTTCCAATCTATGAAGAAACTATTATATTAAAAAACGGGAGATCAATTTGGGCCTTGCCCGCGCTTCTCTACTACAATGCCATTTTAGAGAGCTTTAAAAAGAAAACAACCATTCTACTACAATGCCATTTAATAGACCTTTAAAAAGAAAACAACCATTTTAGGGTGTATGGAACTACAGTATTACTTGCCAAGACATTCATGTTGCTAGTACATTGAGAACTGTTTCACACAGGGGTGAAATTAAGGACGAAGTCGAACGGCAGAAGATAGTTACCGGTAGCCGCAGGCAGTGACCAAGCCATGGGCTTCAGCCTTGAGCAGCTCAGAGTCTTGGGAGTGAAATGCACTCGTCTCGTTCGTCCACCTGAAATTAGGATAGGATAGGATGATCCTGGAGAACAACCAACACCGGGCGTGCATATATATGCATTTGCATGCACAGGCCAAGCGCTGCTGAGCTGCCGCCGATCGATGGCGCGTTGGAACGAGCCAGACAAATTCACACGGCGGCAATCTACACGGCGGCCTTCGTTCTCTCCGTCCAAACAACGGACATATGTGGCGACATCAACCCTTTGTAAAATCGCAATAATATAGTAGAAACACACATATATGTACATGCATGCCGTCACGACGCGCACTCATGTGCGTCCGACCACACTGGATCTACCGCGCTTTTAAGATTGGCAGAGTCATCACACGTTCGTGCCTCGCTATCAACAGAAACGTCACCTCCGTTGTAAGAATATATGAGTTGTCAAATATGCGGTTTGATCCCTTGTTGGGACAGACAGCCAGCCATCCCACTAGACACCAAACCGATGATTGGTTCTTGTGATTCAATCCTCTTCACGGCATAAAACAAAAGCAAAGAATGGTCACCATATCCCGAACGATTTCATTGTAATTTAGCCGTCTGAAATAAGGGCACACGTTGAGCCTCTCAGAGGATGAGCACTTATGTTTTTTTGTGTGCTCTTGGAAGTTTTTCTTTTctagcttaatttggagttgttaTCTGACGCAGTGGGCTAGCGGTGTACAAGGCCTCAGATGACACTTTAAAAGGTTCTATTAAAGAACTGTGAAAACTTTGATACAACATAAATCTGTAATAGTGTTATAGAAATccaggtaatttttttgaaatattactTGATTTTTTTTTGACAAATTCGTTCTCAGTAGTGATGAATGGCCAAATCCAAGGCCCAACTTCCATTAGATTATATTCAATGTCGAAGTTGTCTATTTTCTTCTCGATGTGTGTTGTGGGCTTGGATTTGAAATGCTATGATATGTTAGATGTAAGTTGTGTCCTTGTCCTAGTTTGTTTTCCAAAAAGAATATTCTTCAAAGCTGTCAATCCTGCCGGTTGCAACTTCTTCACTTTGGAGCAAGCCATAGGAGATGCTACCCAAACCCTCTAAAAAGAGCACATTCACATCTTAGCATCTCACCTATCTATTTCAGATCTCATCCAATGGTCTCAAGCCGAGCCTCAACAACTTTGTAGGAAACATCCTTAAGAATTCCAAAAATAAGTGCAGGTCCAGGAGATCCAACAATCATCTATGGACTGCAGATCTGACAGCCCGGATGCTCATTCCTATGCCCTTCCAATTCCCGCCCAGCTCATCCgaatttcaaaatttcaaaaccAAGTTGCAGGTGTAACTAAAGGGCGTGTCATGTGTCCATTCCCACCTACAAATGCACTCTCCACATGAAATTCAAACTTCTAAACTACTTGTTGCAGATAGTTCTACATGGAGCCCGCCTACGTTTACAACACCGAATCCCTTAGGCCGTATTTCCCGCATGTCCAAATTAAATTGAGTTGAGCCACACCGCACGCCTGATAACCAGCACAAACCCATCCCTGCCTCGTCAGACAAACCCAGACAGATTTAAACTAGGCTTATGTACGCAGGGGGCGGACCTAAAAACTTTTTTGAGTGTGGGGGCGAAATACTTGAGTGGGGGGGCATATTTTGGCACATTTTGTATCAATTTAGAGAGTTTTAGTATGTATTTTAAAAATACAACCAAATCCTACAGGATTTTCAAACCTTGGAGTGGGGGCCATGGCCCCCCACTCACATCAACGTGGGTTCATCCCTTTATGTACGTACCAATTCACAATGCCACAGGAAATGCATAAACCTCACACTGCTTAAATAGTTCTGAACAATACCAAGGACAGGTCTACGCAGCGGCCGGCTGCTCCCTGGCTGTTCGGAGCGGCCGGCCCAAAAAGAAAAAATTTAGTCCTCTAATCTAATTTGGTCCCCTAATTAATTATCTTATATAGCAAAACTTCATTCCATATTAGAAAAAGAATCACGTAAACAGGAAAAAGGAAAGTGAATTATAAAACCATCCATGTGAGCGCATTAATTCAAATTTTTAAATTTATGAAAAGCCAAAACTTTTAAACCGCGCATCGgaattaagatccgttttcacTGTTGGAACTCTCGCGGCGTGCTCTTCAAAGCTAGATCCAACATGAGTATGTTTCGATGAAATATTTTGTGTGCAATTTTGACCCTGTTTTGTGCAACTGATTAGCCATTGATGTGCAACTACCTGAGAGGGATGTGCAACTTTTCTCGTACACCGTACATGTGCAGTTTTCCTCTATGATACCTCCACCCCCAAACTGCCTGCTTctagtgagatgtgcaacttcatTTGTTGCCTTGGCCATACAGTTTTCACTAGTGGCACCACCCAACTACTCTCTAACAGTGAAATATGCAATTTCGTCTGCTGCCCTGGCCAACTGCATGCCTGGTAGTTGCCGCGCGTGTGCACTCCCCACAACCGCGTTTGAGTGTTTTCACTGTTTGCTGCATCAGCCAACTATCTACCAGTAGATATGCAACTTAGGATATTGCCACGGCCAACTGTCTAACAGTGATGTGCAACTTTTTCTTGTATCCCATGAATGTGTAGTTTTCCTGCTAGCACCTAGGCCAAACCACCCCTGCTAGTGAGATGTACAACTTTAGTGTCCTGTCTATATGCAACTTTTCACTATCCTCATGAAtgtgagtatttaaccaaaaactaccacatttgccGGAAACGTGACCAAAAACTACCACTCTAcgtttttgtgcgaaaaactaccaaatttttcctaaaccgtggca
The sequence above is drawn from the Triticum aestivum cultivar Chinese Spring chromosome 7A, IWGSC CS RefSeq v2.1, whole genome shotgun sequence genome and encodes:
- the LOC123148308 gene encoding wall-associated receptor kinase 3 encodes the protein MLTLQYSATAYGAGFGIISMARPGCPDKCGNVSIPYPFGTGNGCFQEPFNVTCNVSGAYLASTKVRILDINLTLGEIRVQNPYIAWQCNHTNGTNSTGGDSQGLILDPSHKLSYTKNKLTSVGCATLAMVVGVTKGKNQLEFPIVNSCFSYCTDASNVDNSSGCAGMGCCQSSFPGNVSSVNTTSMPVLDIYNSTIQSFSPCSYAFVVEEEWFKFDPSYASSTDFASRYADGVPVVLDWVAGNGSCSETSKMGSQYACQAMNSECIDVSNGPGYRCNCSQGYEGNPYLQGGCKDINECEPPNQSLYPCKGNCINTHGSYTCSCPSGFRSDDPRSIPCVRADPNKALKVVLGLSVSAVFLMVFIFALWAEYQKRKLAEEKERFFDQNGGQILYQQIMSKQVDTLRIFTQEDLKKATNDFDESRELGKGGHGTVYKGILKDNRVVAVKRSKIMNVEQTDEFVQEIIILSQTNHRNVVRLLGCCLEVEVPILVYEFISNGTLFEFIHGSHGSPPPSLDTRLRIAQESAEALAYLHLSTNHHIVHGDVKSMNILLDDNYMAKVTDFGASRMLPKDESQFMTLVKGTLGYLDPEYLQERQLTEKSDVYSFGAVLLELITGKKAIYRDGLKEGKSLVSSFLLAMKIENLEGILDPRIARAGMEALLREVAELGRMCLGPRGEDRPSMTEVADKLKALRSAWREKLALGHAKTECLVVCSSPAAVAAWCPPSSGSSSMEAYMSGIGIETPR